Proteins found in one Tsukamurella paurometabola DSM 20162 genomic segment:
- the sigE gene encoding RNA polymerase sigma factor SigE, giving the protein MFDDERATETAGTAAFDATGDRSDMPSWDELVREHADRVYRLAYRLSGNAQDAEDLTQDTFIRVFRSLQSYEPGTFEGWLHRITTNLFLDMVRRRNRIRMEALPEDYERVPSGDPDPGQIYADANLNPQLQVALDALSPEFRAAVVLADIEGLSYEEVAATLGVKLGTVRSRIHRGRKSIREALENQGLTSSASLAY; this is encoded by the coding sequence ATGTTCGACGATGAGCGCGCGACCGAGACCGCGGGCACCGCCGCATTCGATGCGACGGGTGACCGCTCGGATATGCCGTCATGGGATGAGCTGGTCCGGGAGCACGCCGATCGCGTGTACCGGCTTGCCTACCGCCTCTCCGGCAACGCGCAGGACGCCGAAGACCTCACGCAGGACACCTTCATCCGCGTCTTCCGCAGCCTGCAGAGCTACGAGCCCGGCACCTTCGAGGGCTGGCTGCACCGCATCACCACCAACCTGTTCCTGGACATGGTCCGACGCCGCAACCGCATCCGCATGGAGGCGCTGCCCGAGGACTACGAGCGGGTTCCCTCCGGTGATCCGGACCCGGGGCAGATCTACGCCGACGCCAACCTCAATCCGCAGCTGCAGGTGGCGCTCGACGCGCTCTCGCCCGAGTTCCGTGCCGCCGTGGTGCTCGCCGACATCGAAGGCCTTTCCTACGAAGAGGTCGCTGCCACGCTGGGCGTCAAGCTCGGCACCGTGCGCTCGCGCATCCACCGCGGCCGCAAGTCGATCCGCGAGGCGCTCGAGAATCAGGGCCTGACCAGCAGCGCATCGCTGGCCTACTGA
- a CDS encoding S1C family serine protease, whose protein sequence is MVFGRPDGVAGSFEPKGRAVDGARPQPRAAAPDPVLTEAFSRPPGSVDTLQRDPYAGSLEPEPEEEPKDPWRDTDSAASLGEPGLDAPPRPEPQPDPDKLGVSDVLFGRRIAPTALIVLGSLALVIGLVGGLLGGAIGRITGTTIEKLTDSRVALPVDDAKIPDQGPYAELAAKLAASVVTLEITTKTDGSLGSGSIIDSRGGYIITNHHVVDMAESSKDSKIEVVFSTGRRVPAKLVGSDPGTDIAVVKVDVDGLQQITIGDSDQLVPGQDVVAIGSPRGLRQTVTTGVVSAVHRPVLEPPQGPGPLVVFDAVQTDASINPGNSGGPLIDLKGGQIGMNTLIRTESGGSEGLGFAISSNVFQPIAQSIIRGEKVVHADLGLNGKMNFNDDASGLRVENVKKGGAAERAGIREGDVITKVGDKEVVDYATLAVEIRTVGVGNETTLTVARDGRQVPIKVTPGPA, encoded by the coding sequence GTGGTCTTCGGCAGGCCCGACGGCGTGGCCGGATCGTTCGAGCCCAAGGGCCGCGCGGTCGACGGTGCGCGGCCGCAGCCCCGCGCCGCCGCACCGGACCCGGTGCTGACCGAGGCCTTCTCCCGCCCGCCCGGCAGCGTCGACACGTTGCAGCGCGATCCCTACGCCGGTTCCCTCGAACCGGAGCCCGAGGAGGAGCCGAAGGATCCGTGGCGCGATACCGACAGCGCCGCCTCGCTCGGTGAGCCGGGCCTCGACGCGCCGCCTCGGCCCGAACCGCAGCCCGATCCCGACAAGCTCGGCGTCAGCGATGTGCTCTTCGGCCGCCGCATCGCCCCCACAGCGCTCATCGTGCTGGGCTCGCTGGCACTGGTGATCGGCCTGGTCGGCGGCCTGCTGGGCGGCGCCATCGGCCGGATCACGGGCACCACCATCGAGAAGCTCACCGACAGCCGGGTTGCGCTGCCGGTCGACGATGCGAAGATCCCCGACCAGGGCCCCTACGCCGAACTCGCCGCCAAGCTGGCCGCCAGCGTGGTCACGCTGGAGATCACCACCAAGACCGACGGCTCGCTCGGGTCGGGGTCGATCATCGACAGCCGCGGCGGCTACATCATCACCAACCACCACGTGGTCGACATGGCGGAGTCGAGCAAGGATTCCAAGATCGAGGTGGTGTTCTCGACCGGTCGCCGCGTGCCGGCCAAACTCGTCGGCTCCGACCCCGGCACCGATATCGCCGTGGTCAAGGTCGACGTCGACGGTCTCCAGCAGATCACCATCGGCGACTCCGATCAGCTCGTTCCCGGACAGGACGTGGTCGCGATCGGCTCGCCCCGCGGACTGCGCCAGACGGTGACCACCGGCGTCGTCTCCGCCGTGCACCGGCCCGTGCTGGAGCCGCCGCAGGGCCCCGGCCCGCTGGTGGTCTTCGACGCCGTGCAGACGGATGCATCGATCAACCCCGGTAACTCCGGCGGCCCGCTCATCGACCTCAAGGGCGGGCAGATCGGGATGAACACCCTCATCCGCACCGAATCGGGTGGCTCGGAGGGCCTCGGCTTCGCGATCTCCTCGAACGTCTTCCAGCCGATCGCGCAGTCGATCATCCGCGGCGAGAAGGTGGTGCACGCCGACCTCGGGCTGAACGGCAAGATGAACTTCAACGACGATGCCAGCGGCCTTCGCGTCGAGAACGTCAAGAAGGGCGGCGCCGCCGAGCGCGCGGGAATCCGCGAGGGCGACGTGATCACCAAGGTCGGCGACAAGGAGGTCGTCGACTACGCGACCCTCGCCGTCGAGATCCGCACCGTGGGGGTGGGCAACGAGACCACACTCACCGTCGCGCGGGACGGCCGACAGGTACCGATCAAGGTGACGCCCGGCCCGGCCTGA
- the tatB gene encoding Sec-independent protein translocase protein TatB, producing the protein MFSNLGMGEILMLVVVGLVILGPERLPGAVNWFFTALRQVREYATGATQQLKDDMGSDFDSIREPLQQIQNLRGMTPTAIVTKHLLNGDDTVIRQMGDQVRSTADSLNVSKIINGTVSSPAPAVDTTPLEVPAGPMPTMPRIHEPLTPGERPPFDPDAT; encoded by the coding sequence GTGTTCTCGAATCTCGGTATGGGGGAGATCCTCATGCTGGTCGTGGTGGGCCTGGTGATCCTGGGCCCGGAGCGACTGCCGGGCGCCGTGAATTGGTTCTTCACGGCGCTGCGCCAGGTGCGCGAATACGCCACCGGCGCGACTCAGCAGCTCAAAGACGATATGGGCTCGGATTTCGACTCCATCCGCGAGCCGCTGCAACAGATCCAGAATCTGCGGGGCATGACGCCCACCGCCATCGTCACCAAGCACCTGCTCAACGGTGACGACACCGTGATCCGCCAGATGGGCGACCAGGTGCGCTCGACCGCCGATTCCCTCAACGTGTCGAAGATCATCAACGGCACGGTCTCGTCGCCCGCGCCGGCCGTGGACACCACGCCGCTCGAAGTCCCCGCGGGCCCCATGCCCACGATGCCGCGCATCCACGAACCGCTCACCCCCGGCGAACGCCCGCCCTTCGACCCCGACGCCACCTAG
- a CDS encoding GNAT family N-acetyltransferase: protein MADYLRLRADSGLSPRTAAQAEGALANSWRWCHAMVDGEVVAMGRILGDGGWYFHIADMATLPAFQGRGIGRAILEWLLAEIRTHAPEDPYITLMADEPGRPLYRRLGFVETAPRSLGMWLPG from the coding sequence ATGGCGGACTACCTTCGACTGCGGGCGGATTCGGGGCTCTCTCCGCGGACCGCCGCGCAGGCCGAGGGCGCGCTGGCGAACAGCTGGCGCTGGTGTCACGCGATGGTCGACGGCGAGGTGGTGGCGATGGGTCGCATCCTGGGCGACGGTGGCTGGTACTTCCACATCGCCGATATGGCCACCCTGCCCGCGTTCCAGGGCCGCGGTATCGGGCGGGCGATCCTGGAATGGTTGCTCGCCGAGATCCGTACGCATGCACCGGAAGACCCCTACATCACGCTCATGGCCGATGAGCCCGGTCGCCCGCTGTACCGCCGTCTCGGCTTCGTCGAGACCGCTCCGCGCAGCCTCGGCATGTGGCTGCCCGGTTGA
- a CDS encoding Mrp/NBP35 family ATP-binding protein: MTAVTEDAIRSALATVNDPEIGKPITDLGMVKSVAVQSDSSVDVEVYLTTSACPMRTQIVDRVQAAVADVPGTGAVRVELDVMNDEQRAELRKTVRGDKAEPVIPFAQPGSLTRVYAVASGKGGVGKSSVTVNLAAAMAARGLSVGVLDADIYGHSVPRMMGTDARPTQVDSMIMPPQAHGVKVISVAMFTSGNTPVVWRGPMLHRALQQFLADVFWGDLDVLLLDLPPGTGDVAISIAQLIPGAEILVVTTPQTAAAEVAERAGAIALQTRQRVAGVIENMAGLTLPDGTVMDVFGSGGGEQVAARLTRAVGADVPLLGQIPLDPQLREAGDAGTPVVLSDPDSPTGSALRSIAEKLAVRKRGLAGMSLGIDTTRHL, from the coding sequence ATGACTGCGGTAACGGAAGACGCGATCCGGTCGGCCCTGGCCACCGTGAACGACCCCGAGATCGGGAAGCCGATCACCGATCTGGGGATGGTGAAGTCGGTCGCGGTGCAATCCGACTCGTCGGTGGACGTCGAGGTGTACCTGACCACCTCCGCCTGCCCCATGCGCACCCAGATCGTGGACCGCGTGCAGGCGGCGGTGGCCGACGTGCCCGGCACCGGCGCAGTGCGCGTCGAGCTCGATGTGATGAACGATGAGCAGCGCGCCGAACTGCGGAAGACGGTGCGCGGCGACAAGGCCGAGCCGGTGATCCCGTTCGCACAGCCGGGTTCGCTGACCCGCGTCTATGCCGTCGCGTCCGGCAAGGGCGGCGTCGGCAAGAGCTCGGTGACGGTGAACCTGGCCGCCGCGATGGCGGCACGGGGGCTGTCGGTGGGTGTGCTGGACGCCGACATCTACGGTCACTCGGTGCCGCGGATGATGGGTACCGATGCGCGGCCCACCCAGGTGGATTCGATGATCATGCCGCCGCAGGCGCACGGCGTGAAGGTGATCTCGGTAGCGATGTTCACCAGCGGGAATACCCCCGTGGTGTGGCGCGGCCCGATGCTGCACCGCGCGCTGCAGCAGTTCCTGGCCGACGTGTTCTGGGGCGATCTGGACGTGCTGCTCCTCGACCTGCCCCCCGGTACCGGCGATGTCGCGATCTCCATCGCGCAGCTCATCCCCGGCGCGGAGATCCTGGTGGTGACCACGCCGCAGACCGCGGCCGCCGAAGTGGCCGAGCGGGCCGGCGCCATCGCCCTGCAGACCCGCCAGCGGGTGGCCGGCGTGATCGAGAACATGGCCGGGCTGACCCTGCCCGACGGGACCGTGATGGACGTCTTCGGCTCTGGTGGTGGCGAGCAGGTCGCCGCTCGGCTCACCCGCGCCGTCGGCGCCGATGTGCCACTGCTGGGCCAGATCCCACTCGATCCTCAGCTCCGCGAGGCCGGTGACGCGGGCACCCCCGTGGTGCTCTCCGATCCCGACTCGCCCACCGGTTCCGCACTGCGCTCCATCGCGGAGAAGTTGGCGGTGCGCAAACGCGGCCTCGCCGGTATGAGCCTCGGCATCGATACCACCCGCCACCTGTGA
- a CDS encoding lytic transglycosylase domain-containing protein has product MRVLGAGAASAAFAVALLGVSGADSAPSHPIAAPSSPAPVAAPAPVVASPTAARPVRHVPAPPKPEAVQLPPGPLGIPGAAYAAYQLAADRMALEAPACGIEWNLVAAVGRIESGHADGGNVDATGRTLTPIEGPLLDGTLPGNAVIRAGTGFARALGPMQFLPTTWALFGGDANGDGAADVNNLRDAAYGAARYLCSSASGLAAEPAQRIAVFAYNASVPYVDNVVAWSKAYRDRAIPVGGIPDMTAPVAPPSALPTPLPPARVVVVGCGRPDGAPLSRPGASSPPSVPPGSSPSSAVPSSTAPRSAVPGSSAPRSTGPSSPALRTTVPSSTARPGGSPRPSGPAAPASPPAAAVTTVVDCPSTAAAPSSQPAPSSQPAPSSRPAPSSSAARTPAPSARRPAPSSAPVMPAPPSPSVPVRPR; this is encoded by the coding sequence GTGCGAGTTCTCGGTGCCGGCGCCGCTTCGGCGGCCTTCGCCGTGGCACTGCTCGGGGTCTCGGGCGCGGACAGCGCACCGTCGCACCCGATCGCCGCGCCGAGTTCCCCGGCCCCGGTGGCCGCACCCGCCCCGGTGGTGGCCTCCCCGACGGCTGCGCGGCCGGTGCGCCATGTGCCCGCGCCGCCGAAGCCGGAGGCGGTGCAGCTCCCGCCCGGCCCCCTGGGCATTCCCGGCGCGGCGTACGCGGCCTATCAGCTCGCCGCTGATCGCATGGCGCTGGAGGCCCCCGCGTGCGGCATCGAATGGAACCTGGTGGCCGCGGTCGGGCGCATCGAATCCGGACACGCCGACGGCGGCAACGTGGATGCGACCGGTCGCACACTCACCCCGATCGAAGGTCCACTGCTCGACGGCACGCTGCCCGGCAACGCCGTGATCCGCGCCGGCACCGGATTCGCCCGCGCGCTCGGACCGATGCAGTTCCTCCCGACCACCTGGGCACTGTTCGGCGGGGACGCGAACGGCGACGGTGCCGCCGACGTGAACAACCTGCGCGACGCCGCGTACGGCGCCGCACGGTACCTGTGTTCCAGTGCGTCCGGCCTGGCCGCCGAGCCGGCCCAGCGGATCGCGGTGTTCGCCTACAACGCATCGGTGCCGTACGTGGACAACGTGGTGGCGTGGTCGAAGGCGTATCGGGACCGGGCGATCCCCGTCGGCGGCATCCCGGACATGACCGCACCCGTCGCGCCGCCGTCGGCGCTGCCCACACCGCTCCCGCCGGCCCGGGTGGTCGTGGTCGGGTGCGGCCGACCCGACGGTGCCCCGCTGTCCCGGCCCGGAGCCTCGTCTCCCCCATCCGTCCCGCCGGGTTCGTCTCCGTCCTCGGCGGTACCGAGTTCGACGGCGCCCCGTTCCGCCGTACCGGGTTCGTCGGCACCCCGTTCCACCGGGCCGAGCTCCCCGGCACTGCGCACCACCGTGCCGAGTTCCACGGCGCGACCGGGCGGGAGCCCGCGGCCCTCGGGGCCCGCGGCCCCGGCGTCCCCGCCAGCGGCCGCGGTCACCACAGTCGTGGACTGTCCGTCCACTGCCGCAGCACCGTCGTCCCAACCGGCACCGTCGTCCCAACCGGCACCGTCGTCCCGGCCTGCACCGTCGTCGAGCGCGGCGCGGACCCCGGCACCGTCGGCCCGGCGACCGGCACCGTCGAGCGCTCCGGTGATGCCGGCACCGCCGTCACCGTCGGTCCCGGTGCGGCCGCGCTAG
- a CDS encoding dTMP kinase, translated as MGTLVAVEGLDGAGKNTLTRAVTQRLTDRGLTVAALAFPRYGRSIHADLAAEALHGGHGDATASVYGMGLLFALDRRGAADEIRGLLAGHDVVLLDRYAASSAAYSAARLGEDAHGAVATWVRELEFERFGVPVPDLQVYLDVPVAVAAARAKGREAHDATRARDVYEKDAGLQARTGAVYAGLAAAQWVSPWRVHGVDDAPELLADAIANPS; from the coding sequence ATGGGAACTCTGGTGGCCGTCGAAGGGCTAGACGGGGCGGGGAAGAACACGCTGACCCGCGCCGTGACGCAGCGGCTCACGGACCGCGGATTGACGGTCGCGGCGCTCGCCTTCCCGCGGTACGGCCGGTCGATCCACGCCGATCTCGCGGCCGAGGCACTGCACGGTGGACACGGTGACGCGACCGCATCGGTGTACGGGATGGGCTTGCTGTTCGCGCTGGACCGGCGGGGCGCCGCGGACGAGATCCGCGGCCTGCTCGCCGGGCACGACGTGGTGCTGCTGGATCGGTACGCGGCCTCGTCGGCGGCGTACAGCGCGGCCCGGCTCGGCGAGGACGCCCACGGTGCGGTCGCCACCTGGGTGCGCGAGCTGGAGTTCGAGCGGTTCGGCGTACCGGTACCCGACCTGCAGGTGTACCTCGACGTGCCGGTCGCCGTGGCCGCGGCGCGGGCGAAAGGACGCGAGGCGCACGATGCCACGCGCGCCCGCGACGTCTACGAGAAGGACGCCGGGCTCCAGGCGCGGACCGGCGCGGTCTACGCCGGGCTGGCCGCCGCACAGTGGGTGTCGCCGTGGCGGGTGCACGGCGTCGACGATGCGCCGGAGCTCCTGGCCGACGCGATCGCGAACCCTTCCTAA
- the mtrA gene encoding MtrAB system response regulator MtrA — MDSMKPRILVIDDDPALAEMLTIVLRNEGFDSMVVGDGTQALGAAREFRPDLVLLDLMLPGMNGIDVARVLRADSNVPIVMLTAKADTVDVVLGLESGADDYVIKPFKPKELVARVRARLRRTADEPSELLSIGNVIIDVPAHKVTRDGEVVPLTPTEFDLLVTMARKPRQVFTRDVLLEQVWGYRHPADTRLVNVHIQRLRAKIEKDPENPEIVLTLRGVGYKAGPA; from the coding sequence ATGGACAGCATGAAACCCCGCATCCTGGTGATCGACGACGATCCGGCGCTGGCGGAGATGCTGACCATCGTGCTGCGCAACGAGGGCTTCGACTCCATGGTGGTCGGTGACGGCACGCAGGCGCTCGGCGCCGCCCGCGAGTTCCGGCCCGACCTGGTGCTGCTCGACCTCATGCTGCCCGGTATGAACGGCATCGACGTGGCCCGCGTGCTGCGCGCCGACTCCAACGTGCCGATCGTGATGCTGACCGCGAAGGCCGACACCGTCGACGTGGTGCTCGGACTCGAATCCGGTGCCGACGACTACGTGATCAAGCCGTTCAAGCCGAAGGAGCTGGTGGCGCGGGTGCGTGCCCGGCTGCGTCGCACCGCCGACGAGCCCAGCGAGTTGCTCTCCATCGGCAACGTGATCATCGACGTCCCCGCGCACAAGGTCACCCGTGACGGCGAGGTCGTGCCGCTCACCCCCACCGAGTTCGACCTGCTGGTCACGATGGCCCGCAAGCCGCGCCAGGTGTTCACCCGCGACGTGCTGCTCGAACAGGTGTGGGGTTACCGGCACCCGGCCGACACCCGGCTGGTCAACGTCCACATCCAGCGTCTGCGCGCGAAGATCGAGAAGGATCCGGAGAACCCGGAGATCGTGCTCACGCTGAGGGGAGTCGGCTACAAGGCCGGTCCGGCGTGA
- the mtrB gene encoding MtrAB system histidine kinase MtrB yields MVKRPRLQDLRDLPRDPRDLLAELARFAGQSLAYAGRVWRRSLQWRVVTSTLALSLTVLLLLGFVLMSQLTNQLIQAKLNAGQEETARVKQIVELALSRAEPRTEGVEASLRQVRATLVNQGSEITPSAARSGSYDPVLIVPHGAGRTPTVVGSESEVPQTLQTFVRSGQTAYQHATVTDSTGRYGKVLVIGTPVQSSIQGLELYLVFPLAQEENTLSLMQRTLLTGAVVLLVLLAAVSLLVARQVVLPVRSASRIAVRFAEGRLKERMPVRGEDDIARLAMSFNDMAESLSKQISQLEEFGNLQRQFTSDVSHELRTPLTTVRMAADMIADSADELDPGLRRTTELMVTELDRFELLLAELLEISRHDAGVAELHSEKIDIEVPITAAVSTVRHLADESDTELIVDLPDDPVIVDADARRVERVLRNLLANAIDHSEGKPVILTMRADDDAVAVTVRDYGVGLRPGEEKLVFNRFWRSDPSRVRRSGGTGLGLAISIEDARLHSGRLEAWGEPGNGACFRLTLPRERGSRVLVSPLPLKPTFRRPATEGDDDA; encoded by the coding sequence ATGGTGAAGCGTCCCCGCCTGCAGGACTTGCGCGATCTGCCGCGCGATCCCCGTGATCTCCTCGCCGAGCTGGCCCGGTTCGCCGGACAGTCGCTCGCCTACGCCGGGCGGGTGTGGCGCCGTTCATTGCAGTGGCGGGTCGTCACCTCCACACTCGCCTTGAGCCTGACGGTGTTGTTGCTGCTGGGCTTCGTGCTCATGTCGCAGCTGACCAACCAGCTCATCCAAGCCAAACTCAATGCCGGCCAGGAGGAGACCGCGCGGGTCAAGCAGATCGTGGAGCTGGCGCTCAGCCGCGCAGAGCCCCGCACCGAGGGCGTCGAGGCCTCGTTGCGGCAGGTCCGCGCGACCTTGGTCAATCAGGGTTCGGAGATCACCCCGTCGGCCGCCCGGTCGGGCAGTTACGACCCGGTGCTCATCGTCCCGCACGGCGCCGGGCGGACCCCGACGGTCGTGGGCTCCGAGAGCGAGGTCCCGCAGACGCTGCAGACCTTCGTGCGCAGCGGACAGACCGCCTACCAGCACGCCACGGTCACCGACAGCACGGGCCGGTACGGCAAGGTGCTGGTGATCGGCACCCCCGTGCAGTCGTCGATCCAGGGGCTGGAGCTGTACCTGGTCTTCCCGCTGGCGCAGGAGGAGAACACCCTGAGCCTGATGCAGCGCACGCTGCTCACCGGCGCCGTGGTGCTGCTGGTGCTGCTGGCCGCGGTGAGCCTGCTGGTCGCGCGGCAGGTGGTGCTGCCCGTCCGGTCGGCCTCGCGGATCGCGGTGCGGTTCGCCGAGGGCCGGCTCAAGGAGCGGATGCCGGTGCGCGGCGAGGACGACATCGCGCGCCTGGCGATGAGCTTCAACGATATGGCCGAATCGCTCTCGAAGCAGATCAGTCAGCTGGAGGAGTTCGGAAACCTCCAGCGCCAGTTCACCTCCGATGTCTCGCATGAGCTGCGCACCCCGCTCACCACGGTCCGGATGGCGGCCGACATGATCGCCGATTCCGCCGACGAGCTCGACCCCGGACTGCGCCGTACCACCGAACTCATGGTCACCGAGTTGGACCGGTTCGAGCTGCTACTGGCCGAACTGCTGGAGATCTCCCGACACGATGCGGGCGTCGCCGAACTGCACTCGGAGAAGATCGACATCGAGGTACCGATCACCGCGGCCGTGTCCACGGTGCGTCACCTCGCCGATGAGTCCGACACCGAGCTCATCGTGGACCTGCCGGACGATCCGGTGATCGTGGACGCCGATGCCCGCCGGGTCGAGCGGGTGCTGCGCAACCTGCTCGCGAACGCGATCGACCACAGCGAGGGCAAGCCCGTCATCCTCACCATGCGGGCCGACGACGATGCCGTCGCGGTCACCGTCCGCGACTACGGCGTGGGCCTGCGTCCCGGCGAGGAGAAGCTGGTGTTCAACCGATTCTGGCGCTCCGACCCGTCGCGGGTGCGCCGCTCCGGTGGCACCGGGCTGGGCTTGGCGATCAGTATCGAGGACGCGCGGCTGCACAGCGGCCGCCTTGAGGCCTGGGGCGAGCCCGGCAACGGCGCCTGCTTCCGGCTCACGCTGCCGCGCGAGCGCGGCAGCCGGGTGCTGGTGAGTCCCTTGCCGCTGAAACCCACGTTCCGGCGTCCCGCGACGGAGGGAGACGACGATGCGTGA
- the lpqB gene encoding MtrAB system accessory lipoprotein LpqB, with the protein MRESRIMRLLAAVLAVSLVVSGCATIPESSNPRVIGDLGAQQAVDRNITPRKDAAPEAIVRDFLKANAMADNNYAASRKFLVPAAAWQVPQQAVVVKNIDVLPTERTTDLIKATIRAQATGFLGPDGTFEPTTQSITQNVQLVQTDGQWRIQGISSVGETPMLVIDTEQFRSVYNRYLLYFPDPTGRTLVPDARWLASPRAKLPADLLMLLVRGPRSSLVGAVFNPFGNTAAVRGPITDAQGAQRDPGVGYAGVRVDFTGLPRMDPDVGRLLAGQVVWTLAGADVQGPYVITVDGTAIDDKHQAGWNPNDVASSSPNASSDLAVGLHGVLDGRFVKVSGAAVTPVAGPLGESTAIRSVGLSASGRQVAAVLDSGPRGGPGTSLTIGPYGGVPTQVLSAGAMTRPTWMPDDATVWTVLDGNRVVRLRQDQTTGEVTSSDVDSAEVAAAAPGPITELRLARDGVRVALIAGGKALVGVVLTKPDGQSMISRLQQVVTDRDLAPSSIDWQTGDAFVVGRSTTESPVLTVHYDYGESLAVPSRNLSPPVSMVAASTSRVYATDSSGVWSIGVGTDSGAQYWSQVDRLAGGRANPVLPG; encoded by the coding sequence ATGCGTGAATCCCGGATCATGCGGCTGCTGGCCGCGGTCCTCGCCGTGAGCCTCGTCGTGTCCGGCTGCGCGACCATCCCGGAGAGCTCGAATCCGCGGGTGATCGGCGATCTGGGCGCGCAGCAGGCGGTGGACCGCAACATCACTCCGCGCAAGGATGCGGCGCCCGAGGCGATCGTCCGCGACTTCCTCAAGGCCAATGCGATGGCGGACAACAACTACGCCGCGTCGCGCAAGTTCCTGGTGCCGGCTGCGGCGTGGCAGGTGCCGCAGCAGGCGGTGGTGGTCAAGAACATCGACGTGCTGCCCACCGAGCGCACCACCGACCTGATCAAGGCGACGATCCGCGCGCAGGCCACCGGTTTCCTCGGGCCCGACGGCACGTTCGAACCCACCACCCAGTCGATCACGCAGAACGTGCAACTGGTGCAGACCGACGGGCAGTGGCGGATCCAGGGCATCAGCTCGGTCGGCGAGACCCCGATGCTGGTGATCGACACCGAGCAGTTCCGTTCGGTCTACAACCGCTATCTTTTGTACTTCCCGGATCCGACCGGCCGCACGCTGGTGCCGGACGCGCGCTGGTTGGCCAGCCCCCGAGCCAAGTTGCCCGCCGATCTGCTCATGCTGCTGGTGCGCGGCCCGCGGTCGAGCCTGGTGGGCGCGGTGTTCAATCCGTTCGGTAACACCGCTGCGGTGCGGGGACCGATCACCGATGCGCAGGGCGCACAGCGTGATCCGGGGGTCGGCTACGCCGGCGTGCGGGTCGATTTCACCGGCTTGCCACGGATGGATCCCGATGTGGGCCGGCTGCTCGCCGGGCAGGTGGTGTGGACCCTGGCCGGCGCCGATGTGCAGGGGCCCTATGTGATCACCGTCGATGGCACGGCGATCGACGACAAACACCAGGCCGGATGGAACCCGAACGACGTGGCCTCCAGCAGCCCGAACGCCTCGTCGGATCTGGCGGTGGGGCTGCACGGCGTGCTCGACGGCAGGTTCGTGAAGGTGTCCGGGGCGGCGGTCACCCCGGTCGCGGGGCCGCTCGGCGAGAGCACCGCGATCCGCTCGGTGGGTCTGTCGGCGTCGGGCCGGCAGGTGGCTGCGGTGCTCGACTCCGGTCCGCGCGGCGGCCCGGGTACCTCGCTGACCATCGGCCCGTACGGCGGCGTCCCCACCCAGGTACTCAGCGCGGGCGCGATGACCAGGCCGACCTGGATGCCCGACGATGCGACGGTGTGGACGGTGCTCGACGGCAACCGCGTGGTGCGGCTGCGGCAGGACCAGACCACCGGCGAGGTCACCTCCTCCGATGTGGATTCGGCTGAGGTCGCCGCGGCCGCGCCGGGGCCGATCACCGAACTGCGGCTGGCCCGCGACGGCGTGCGGGTCGCGCTCATCGCGGGTGGGAAGGCATTGGTCGGCGTGGTCCTGACCAAGCCCGACGGGCAGTCCATGATCTCCCGCCTGCAGCAGGTGGTCACCGACCGTGACCTGGCGCCGTCGTCGATCGACTGGCAGACCGGCGACGCTTTCGTGGTCGGCCGCAGTACCACCGAATCGCCGGTGCTCACGGTGCACTACGACTACGGCGAATCGCTCGCCGTGCCCAGCCGCAACCTGTCGCCGCCGGTGTCCATGGTCGCCGCGTCGACCAGCCGGGTCTACGCCACCGATTCGTCCGGAGTGTGGAGCATCGGCGTCGGTACCGATTCGGGCGCGCAATACTGGAGTCAGGTGGATCGCCTGGCGGGGGGCCGGGCGAACCCGGTGCTGCCGGGGTAG